In the Astatotilapia calliptera chromosome 5, fAstCal1.2, whole genome shotgun sequence genome, one interval contains:
- the kif21b gene encoding kinesin-like protein KIF21B isoform X4, with amino-acid sequence MGSQGDCCVKVALRIRPQMAKEKIEGCHVCTLVTPGEPQVLLGKDKAFTYDFVFDIDSEQPHIYQNCVYKLIEGCFEGYNATVFAYGQTGSGKTYTMGTGFDVSLSPQEQGIIPRAVHQLFEGIQARRMRAQEAGTQPPDFKVSAQFLELYNEEILDLFDGTRDPESRGRKSAIKIHEDASGSIYTTGVTSRLVHSEDELLQCLKLGALSRTTASTQMNAQSSRSHAIFTIHLCQMRVCQQQMNGGGGQNGELNGGVESGPISQPEYETLMAKFHFVDLAGSERLKRTGATGDRAREGISINCGLLALGNVISALGDQTKKGGHVPYRDSKLTRLLQDSLGGNSRTVMIACVSPSDRDFMETLNTLKYANRARNIKNKVMVNQDKTSQQISALRAEIARLQMELMEYKAGKRVACEEGSEGYSDLYQENTMLQRENDTLRLRVKAMQETIDHLNSRVTHLLANEVSTLLAKSSEGNEEIGTLIQNYIREVEELRTKLLESESMNESLRRQVGRLSSRSPFPTSTLSPAPGHPPGSSPAPMSMEAEMTDVLRRAKLDIERLKKKERRQRRMSPELEKGLKKRVKLHTQENGQGGENGQGGEIDSDENYTEDIMSPLQEENGCDDEEGEDEEEGREEEDDFDSDESLVDSDSDSDEKANFQADLADLTCEIEIKQKLIDELENSQRRLLMLKLQYEEKLILLQNKIRDTQLERDRVLQNLMTMENYTEEKANRIKQEYEKRLKEMNRDLLKLQTAQKEHARLLKNQGRYERELKKLQGEVNEMKKAKVALMKQMKEEQQRRRMVEAKRNREIAQLKKEQRRQEYQIRALESQKRQQELVLRRKTQEVTALRRLAKPMSDRVAGRVARWNQTPPVTDSGAELSASTTASSSEPETARTVSGLVRQWNNKNSVYGYLGESEGSMDGTRVIGRKKLPRKPAGLGNSGAAGRTSSISKSARQKWQALERRITDIVMQRMTIANMEADMDRLIKKREELTAQQEALSHKREVLMADGEGPEAEDRLLQEINEDIEVLNANIDYINDSLSDCQATIVQIEETKDELDSVDTSVVISSCSLSEARHLLDHFLKASIDKSLQVAQKEAQIRLLEGQLRQTDVIGSSHNHMILDALREKAECIPELQALIHNVQQENGYASTDEEPSEFSQASDSSVSQMKESNSQDDFKTKLQQMEPRLSAQMKAVSAEYLGPILDPSSGSKPQHITKSLASLTDIQEDGLSLAPGSLGLSLALRDTYHRDRVSRTISLPVRGHTFPRQSRGYDTSPLTRRKSYDRAYRPTDGYTPPSSPPLRTRNDRNVFSRLTSNQTQGSALDKSDDSDSSLSEVLRGVISPIGGVKGGRTAPLQCVSVAEGHSKPVLCVDATDELLFTGSKDRTCKMWNLVTGQEIVTLKGHPNNVVSVKYCPSSCLVFSVSTSYIKVWDIRDAAKCVRTLTSSGQVVSGDACAGTTTRTITFAQGECQINQIALNPSGSVLYAAAGNTVRIWDLNRMQAMGKLTGHIGSVMCLTVGQSLLGKDQVITGSKDHYVKVFDVAEGTLGNVGPAHNFEPPHYDGIECLAVQGDVLFSGSRDNGIKKWELEQQELTQQIPNAHKDWVCALAYVPGRPMLLSGCRGGMLKVWNVDNFTPIGEIRGHESPINAICTNSRQIFTASSDCRVKLWNYVPGLTPCLPRRVLAIKGRATSLP; translated from the exons GATTCGCCCTCAGATGGCCAAAGAGAAGATAGAAGGCTGCCACGTGTGCACGTTGGTCACACCCGGAGAGCCTCAAGTCCTCCTGGGAAAGGACAAGGCCTTCACCTATGACTTTGTGTTCGACATTGACTCAGAGCAGCCCCACATCTACCAGAACTGCGTGTACAAGCTCATCGAGGGCTGCTTCGAGGGCTACAACGCCACCGTGTTCGCTTACGGTCAG ACGGGCTCAGGGAAGACGTACACCATGGGGACGGGTTTCGATGTAAGCCTGAGCCCACAGGAGCAGGGCATAATCCCGCGGGCTGTTCATCAGCTGTTTGAGGGAATCCAGGCCAGGAGGATGCGCGCCCAGGAGGCCGGCACCCAGCCACCGGACTTTAAAGTCAGCGCCCAGTTCCTGGAG CTGTACAATGAAGAGATCTTGGACTTGTTCGATGGAACCAGAGATCCAGAGAGTCGCGGTAGGAAGTCCGCCATAAAGATCCACGAGGACGCCAGTGGCAGCATCTACACCACGGGAGTCACTTCCAGATTGGTGCACTCAGAGGACGAG ctgCTTCAGTGCCTGAAACTCGGCGCTCTGTCCCGCACCACTGCCAGCACTCAGATGAACGCCCAGAGCTCCCGCTCGCACGCCATCTTCACCATCCACCTCTGTCAGATGCGAGTCTGTCAGCAGCAAATG AACGGTGGAGGAGGGCAGAATGGAGAGCTGAACGGTGGTGTGGAGTCTGGCCCGATCTCCCAGCCAGAGTATGAGACACTGATGGCCAAGTTTCACTTCGTGGACCTGGCTGGCTCCGAGAGGCTGAAACGCACAGGCGCTACAGGAGACAGAGCCCGCGAGGGAATCTCTATTAATTGTGGACTT CTGGCTCTGGGAAATGTGATCAGTGCTTTAGGCGATCAGACCAAGAAGGGCGGACACGTCCCATACCGAGACTCCAAACTTACCCGACTGCTTCAGGACTCGCTGGGAGGGAACAG tCGTACGGTCATGATCGCCTGCGTCAGCCCGTCAGACCGGGACTtcatggagacgctgaacacgCTGAAGTACGCCAATCGCGCCCGAAACATCAAGAACAAGGTGATGGTGAACCAAGACAAGACGAGCCAGCAGATCAGCGCCCTGCGCGCCGAGATAGCCCGACTTCAGATGGAGCTGATGGAGTACAAGGCG GGGAAGCGTGTAGCCTGTGAGGAAGGGTCAGAGGGCTACAGTGACCTGTACCAGGAGAACACCATGTTGCAGAGAGAAAATGACACCCTGCGTCTCAGGGTGAAAGCAATGCAGGAGACCATCGACCACCTCAACTCACGCGTAACACATCTGCTGGCCAATGAGGTCAGCACTCTGCTCGCCAAGTCAA GCGAGGGCAACGAGGAGATCGGGACTCTAATACAGAACTATATCCGAGAGGTTGAAGAACTCAG AACCAAACTTCTCGAGAGCGAGTCCATGAACGAGTCGTTACGGCGACAAGTGGGCCGGCTCTCCTCCCGTTCCCCGTTCCCCACCTCCACTCTCAGCCCCGCCCCCGGTCACCCCCCGGGTTCTTCGCCTGCTCCCATGTCTATGGAGGCGGAGATGACGGACGTGCTACGCCGGGCCAAGCTGGATATCGAgagactgaagaagaaagagaggaggcagaggaggatgaG CCCAGAGTTGGAGAAAGGTCTGAAGAAACGAGTAAAGCTGCACACTCAGGAGAACGGGCAGGGCGGGGAGAACGGGCAGGGCGGAGAGATCGATTCAGATGAGAATTACACCGAG GACATCATGTCTCCACTGCAGGAGGAGAATGGCTGCGATGACGAGGAGGGGGAGGACGAAGAGGAGGGtagggaggaagaggatgacTTTGACAGTGATGAGAGCCTGGTGGATTCGGACTCAGACTCGGATGAGAAAG CCAACTTCCAGGCGGACCTGGCAGACCTGACCTGCGAGATTGAGATCAAGCAGAAGCTGATAGATGAGCTGGAGAACAGCCAGCGGAGGCTGCTGATGCTAAAGCTGCAGTACGAGGAGAAGCTCATCCTGCTGCAAAACAAGATCAGAGACACGCAGCTGGAGAGAGACCGCGTGCTACAGAACCTCA TGACCATGGAGAACTACACGGAGGAGAAGGCCAACCGGATCAAGCAGGAGTACGAAAAACGCCTCAAGGAGATGAATCGCGACCTGCTTAAGCTACAGACGGCACAGAAGGAGCACGCACGCCTCCTCAAGAACCAGGGGAGGTATGAACGGGAGCTGAAGAAGCTCCAGGGCGAGGTCAACGAGATGAAGAAGGCCAAG GTGGCGCTGATGAAGCAGATGAaggaggagcagcagaggaggaggatggtagAGGCGAAGAGAAACCGTGAGATAGCCCAGCTAAAGAAGGAGCAGCGCCGGCAAGAG tACCAGATTCGTGCGCTGGAGTCTCAGAAGCGGCAGCAGGAGCTGGTGCTGCGCAGGAAGACTCAGGAGGTGACCGCCCTGCGGCGCCTGGCCAAACCTATGTCAGATCGAGTGGCTGGACGAGTGGCCCGCTGGAACCAGACTCCCCCGGTTACGGACTCTGGAGCTGAGTTATCAGCGAGCACCACGGCGAGCAGCTCTGAGCCCGAGACTGCGAGGACCGTAAGCGGACTGGTGCGGCAGTGGAACAACAAGAACAGCGTGTACGGATATCTGGGAGAGAGCGAAGGCAGCATGGACGGAACACGCGTCATCGG TAGAAAGAAGTTGCCGCGTAAGCCAGCCGGCCTGGGCAACAGTGGAGCTGCAGGCAGAACCAGCAGCATTTCAAAGTCTGCACGTCAGAAGTGGCAAGCTCTCGAGCGTCGAATCACGGACATCGTCATGCAGAGAATGACCATTGCAAACATGGAAGCCGACATGGATCGCCTTATCAAG AAGCGAGAAGAGCTGACGGCCCAACAGGAAGCGCTCTCACATAAGAGAGAGGTGCTGATGGCGGACGGGGAGGGGCCAGAAGCTGAGGACCGCCTCCTTCAGGAAATTAACGAGGATATTGAGGTGCTGAACGCCAATATAGACTACATCAACGACAGCTTGTCTGACTGCCAGGCCACCATTGTACAGATAGAGGAGACCAAG GATGAGCTGGACTCAGTGGACACCTCAGTGGTGATCAGTTCATGCTCCTTGTCTGAAGCACGCCACCTGCTGGATCACTTCCTAAAGGCTTCCATAGACAAG AGTTTGCAGGTGGCTCAGAAGGAGGCTCAAATCAGACTGCTCGAAGGCCAGCTGAGACAGACAGATGTGATTGGCTCGTCCCACAATCACATGATCCTCGATGCCCTAAGAGAAAAGGCTGAGTGCATCCCCGAGCTCCAGGCTCTCATCCACAACGTACAGCAGG AGAATGGTTATGCAAGCACAGATGAGGAGCCCTCTGAATTCAGCCAAGCCTCCGACAGCAG CGTGTCTCAGATGAAAGAATCGAACAGCCAAGATGActtcaaaacaaaattacagCAG ATGGAGCCCCGTCTCTCAGCTCAGATGAAGGCGGTGTCAGCAGAGTACCTCGGTCCAATCCTGGACCCCTCATCCGGCAGCAAACCGCAGCACATCACCAAGTCTCTGGCTTCACTGACGGACATCCAGGAGGACGGCCTGAGTCTTGCTCCAGGGAGCCTTGGGCTCAGCCTGGCATTAAGAGACACGTATCACAGGGACCGGGTATCCCGCACCATCAGCTTGCCTGTGAGGGGTCACACCTT tcccAGGCAGTCTCGGGGCTATGACACTTCCCCCCTAACCAGAAGGAAATCTTACGACCGTGCGTACAG GCCGACTGATGGCTAcactcccccctcctcccctcctctgaGGACCAGGAACGACCGCAACGTCTTCTCGAGGCTCACCAGCAACCAAACCCAAGGTTCTGCTCTGGACAA GTCGGATGACAGCGACTCCTCGCTCTCAGAGGTGCTCAG GGGTGTGATCAGTCCCATCGGAGGTGTGAAGGGGGGTCGAACTGCACCCCTGCAATGTGTTTCTGTAGCCGAGGGCCACTCAAAGCCAGTGCTGTGTGTGGACGCTACAGATGAGCTGCTCTTCACTGGATCTAAAG ATCGCACCTGCAAGATGTGGAACCTGGTAACAGGTCAGGAGATCGTCACCCTCAAAGGCCACCCAAACAATGTGGTGTCTGTCAAATACTGCCCCTCCTCCTGTCTGGTGTTCTCTGTGTCCACCTCCTACATCAAGGTGTGGGACATCCGCGACGCGGCCAAGTGCGTCCGGACGCTCAC CTCCTCAGGGCAGGTGGTTTCAGGTGATGCGTGCGCCGGCACCACCACCCGCACAATTACCTTTGCTCAGGGCGAGTGTCAGATCAACCAGATAGCTCTCAACCCGTCAGGATCAGTGCTCTATGCTGCTGCTGGAAACACTGTTCGCATCTGGGACCTCAACAG GATGCAAGCGATGGGGAAGCTGACAGGTCACATCGGCTCTGTCATGTGTCTCACTGTGGGGCAGTCTCTGCTGGGCAAAGATCAAGTAATCACTGGCTCCAAAGATCATTATGTCAAG GTGTTTGACGTGGCAGAGGGAACTCTGGGAAACGTAGGTCCAGCTCATAACTTTGAGCCTCCACATTATGACGGCATCGAGTGTTTGGCTGTGCAGGGAGACGTGCTGTTCAGTGGATCGAGAGACAACGGCATCAAGAAATGGGAACTGGAGCAACAGGAGCTCACACAG CAAATCCCAAACGCCCACAAGGACTGGGTGTGTGCTCTTGCATATGTACCAGGAAGGCCCATGTTGCTGAGCGGCTGCCGCGGCGGCATGCTGAAAGTGTGGAACGTCGACAACTTCACTCCCATTGGAGAGATCAGAGGTCACGAGAGCCCCATTAATGCCATATGTACCAACTCAAGACAGATCTTTACTGCTTCCAg TGACTGCAGGGTGAAGCTGTGGAACTATGTGCCAGGCTTGACCCCGTGTCTTCCTCGACGGGTCCTGGCCATCAAGGGCCGAGCCACCAGCCTCCCATGA
- the kif21b gene encoding kinesin-like protein KIF21B isoform X3, which yields MGSQGDCCVKVALRIRPQMAKEKIEGCHVCTLVTPGEPQVLLGKDKAFTYDFVFDIDSEQPHIYQNCVYKLIEGCFEGYNATVFAYGQTGSGKTYTMGTGFDVSLSPQEQGIIPRAVHQLFEGIQARRMRAQEAGTQPPDFKVSAQFLELYNEEILDLFDGTRDPESRGRKSAIKIHEDASGSIYTTGVTSRLVHSEDELLQCLKLGALSRTTASTQMNAQSSRSHAIFTIHLCQMRVCQQQMQNGGGGQNGELNGGVESGPISQPEYETLMAKFHFVDLAGSERLKRTGATGDRAREGISINCGLLALGNVISALGDQTKKGGHVPYRDSKLTRLLQDSLGGNSRTVMIACVSPSDRDFMETLNTLKYANRARNIKNKVMVNQDKTSQQISALRAEIARLQMELMEYKAGKRVACEEGSEGYSDLYQENTMLQRENDTLRLRVKAMQETIDHLNSRVTHLLANEVSTLLAKSSEGNEEIGTLIQNYIREVEELRTKLLESESMNESLRRQVGRLSSRSPFPTSTLSPAPGHPPGSSPAPMSMEAEMTDVLRRAKLDIERLKKKERRQRRMSPELEKGLKKRVKLHTQENGQGGENGQGGEIDSDENYTEDIMSPLQEENGCDDEEGEDEEEGREEEDDFDSDESLVDSDSDSDEKANFQADLADLTCEIEIKQKLIDELENSQRRLLMLKLQYEEKLILLQNKIRDTQLERDRVLQNLMTMENYTEEKANRIKQEYEKRLKEMNRDLLKLQTAQKEHARLLKNQGRYERELKKLQGEVNEMKKAKVALMKQMKEEQQRRRMVEAKRNREIAQLKKEQRRQEYQIRALESQKRQQELVLRRKTQEVTALRRLAKPMSDRVAGRVARWNQTPPVTDSGAELSASTTASSSEPETARTVSGLVRQWNNKNSVYGYLGESEGSMDGTRVIGRKKLPRKPAGLGNSGAAGRTSSISKSARQKWQALERRITDIVMQRMTIANMEADMDRLIKKREELTAQQEALSHKREVLMADGEGPEAEDRLLQEINEDIEVLNANIDYINDSLSDCQATIVQIEETKDELDSVDTSVVISSCSLSEARHLLDHFLKASIDKSLQVAQKEAQIRLLEGQLRQTDVIGSSHNHMILDALREKAECIPELQALIHNVQQENGYASTDEEPSEFSQASDSSVSQMKESNSQDDFKTKLQQMEPRLSAQMKAVSAEYLGPILDPSSGSKPQHITKSLASLTDIQEDGLSLAPGSLGLSLALRDTYHRDRVSRTISLPVRGHTFPRQSRGYDTSPLTRRKSYDRAYRPTDGYTPPSSPPLRTRNDRNVFSRLTSNQTQGSALDKSDDSDSSLSEVLRGVISPIGGVKGGRTAPLQCVSVAEGHSKPVLCVDATDELLFTGSKDRTCKMWNLVTGQEIVTLKGHPNNVVSVKYCPSSCLVFSVSTSYIKVWDIRDAAKCVRTLTSSGQVVSGDACAGTTTRTITFAQGECQINQIALNPSGSVLYAAAGNTVRIWDLNRMQAMGKLTGHIGSVMCLTVGQSLLGKDQVITGSKDHYVKVFDVAEGTLGNVGPAHNFEPPHYDGIECLAVQGDVLFSGSRDNGIKKWELEQQELTQQIPNAHKDWVCALAYVPGRPMLLSGCRGGMLKVWNVDNFTPIGEIRGHESPINAICTNSRQIFTASSDCRVKLWNYVPGLTPCLPRRVLAIKGRATSLP from the exons GATTCGCCCTCAGATGGCCAAAGAGAAGATAGAAGGCTGCCACGTGTGCACGTTGGTCACACCCGGAGAGCCTCAAGTCCTCCTGGGAAAGGACAAGGCCTTCACCTATGACTTTGTGTTCGACATTGACTCAGAGCAGCCCCACATCTACCAGAACTGCGTGTACAAGCTCATCGAGGGCTGCTTCGAGGGCTACAACGCCACCGTGTTCGCTTACGGTCAG ACGGGCTCAGGGAAGACGTACACCATGGGGACGGGTTTCGATGTAAGCCTGAGCCCACAGGAGCAGGGCATAATCCCGCGGGCTGTTCATCAGCTGTTTGAGGGAATCCAGGCCAGGAGGATGCGCGCCCAGGAGGCCGGCACCCAGCCACCGGACTTTAAAGTCAGCGCCCAGTTCCTGGAG CTGTACAATGAAGAGATCTTGGACTTGTTCGATGGAACCAGAGATCCAGAGAGTCGCGGTAGGAAGTCCGCCATAAAGATCCACGAGGACGCCAGTGGCAGCATCTACACCACGGGAGTCACTTCCAGATTGGTGCACTCAGAGGACGAG ctgCTTCAGTGCCTGAAACTCGGCGCTCTGTCCCGCACCACTGCCAGCACTCAGATGAACGCCCAGAGCTCCCGCTCGCACGCCATCTTCACCATCCACCTCTGTCAGATGCGAGTCTGTCAGCAGCAAATG CAGAACGGTGGAGGAGGGCAGAATGGAGAGCTGAACGGTGGTGTGGAGTCTGGCCCGATCTCCCAGCCAGAGTATGAGACACTGATGGCCAAGTTTCACTTCGTGGACCTGGCTGGCTCCGAGAGGCTGAAACGCACAGGCGCTACAGGAGACAGAGCCCGCGAGGGAATCTCTATTAATTGTGGACTT CTGGCTCTGGGAAATGTGATCAGTGCTTTAGGCGATCAGACCAAGAAGGGCGGACACGTCCCATACCGAGACTCCAAACTTACCCGACTGCTTCAGGACTCGCTGGGAGGGAACAG tCGTACGGTCATGATCGCCTGCGTCAGCCCGTCAGACCGGGACTtcatggagacgctgaacacgCTGAAGTACGCCAATCGCGCCCGAAACATCAAGAACAAGGTGATGGTGAACCAAGACAAGACGAGCCAGCAGATCAGCGCCCTGCGCGCCGAGATAGCCCGACTTCAGATGGAGCTGATGGAGTACAAGGCG GGGAAGCGTGTAGCCTGTGAGGAAGGGTCAGAGGGCTACAGTGACCTGTACCAGGAGAACACCATGTTGCAGAGAGAAAATGACACCCTGCGTCTCAGGGTGAAAGCAATGCAGGAGACCATCGACCACCTCAACTCACGCGTAACACATCTGCTGGCCAATGAGGTCAGCACTCTGCTCGCCAAGTCAA GCGAGGGCAACGAGGAGATCGGGACTCTAATACAGAACTATATCCGAGAGGTTGAAGAACTCAG AACCAAACTTCTCGAGAGCGAGTCCATGAACGAGTCGTTACGGCGACAAGTGGGCCGGCTCTCCTCCCGTTCCCCGTTCCCCACCTCCACTCTCAGCCCCGCCCCCGGTCACCCCCCGGGTTCTTCGCCTGCTCCCATGTCTATGGAGGCGGAGATGACGGACGTGCTACGCCGGGCCAAGCTGGATATCGAgagactgaagaagaaagagaggaggcagaggaggatgaG CCCAGAGTTGGAGAAAGGTCTGAAGAAACGAGTAAAGCTGCACACTCAGGAGAACGGGCAGGGCGGGGAGAACGGGCAGGGCGGAGAGATCGATTCAGATGAGAATTACACCGAG GACATCATGTCTCCACTGCAGGAGGAGAATGGCTGCGATGACGAGGAGGGGGAGGACGAAGAGGAGGGtagggaggaagaggatgacTTTGACAGTGATGAGAGCCTGGTGGATTCGGACTCAGACTCGGATGAGAAAG CCAACTTCCAGGCGGACCTGGCAGACCTGACCTGCGAGATTGAGATCAAGCAGAAGCTGATAGATGAGCTGGAGAACAGCCAGCGGAGGCTGCTGATGCTAAAGCTGCAGTACGAGGAGAAGCTCATCCTGCTGCAAAACAAGATCAGAGACACGCAGCTGGAGAGAGACCGCGTGCTACAGAACCTCA TGACCATGGAGAACTACACGGAGGAGAAGGCCAACCGGATCAAGCAGGAGTACGAAAAACGCCTCAAGGAGATGAATCGCGACCTGCTTAAGCTACAGACGGCACAGAAGGAGCACGCACGCCTCCTCAAGAACCAGGGGAGGTATGAACGGGAGCTGAAGAAGCTCCAGGGCGAGGTCAACGAGATGAAGAAGGCCAAG GTGGCGCTGATGAAGCAGATGAaggaggagcagcagaggaggaggatggtagAGGCGAAGAGAAACCGTGAGATAGCCCAGCTAAAGAAGGAGCAGCGCCGGCAAGAG tACCAGATTCGTGCGCTGGAGTCTCAGAAGCGGCAGCAGGAGCTGGTGCTGCGCAGGAAGACTCAGGAGGTGACCGCCCTGCGGCGCCTGGCCAAACCTATGTCAGATCGAGTGGCTGGACGAGTGGCCCGCTGGAACCAGACTCCCCCGGTTACGGACTCTGGAGCTGAGTTATCAGCGAGCACCACGGCGAGCAGCTCTGAGCCCGAGACTGCGAGGACCGTAAGCGGACTGGTGCGGCAGTGGAACAACAAGAACAGCGTGTACGGATATCTGGGAGAGAGCGAAGGCAGCATGGACGGAACACGCGTCATCGG TAGAAAGAAGTTGCCGCGTAAGCCAGCCGGCCTGGGCAACAGTGGAGCTGCAGGCAGAACCAGCAGCATTTCAAAGTCTGCACGTCAGAAGTGGCAAGCTCTCGAGCGTCGAATCACGGACATCGTCATGCAGAGAATGACCATTGCAAACATGGAAGCCGACATGGATCGCCTTATCAAG AAGCGAGAAGAGCTGACGGCCCAACAGGAAGCGCTCTCACATAAGAGAGAGGTGCTGATGGCGGACGGGGAGGGGCCAGAAGCTGAGGACCGCCTCCTTCAGGAAATTAACGAGGATATTGAGGTGCTGAACGCCAATATAGACTACATCAACGACAGCTTGTCTGACTGCCAGGCCACCATTGTACAGATAGAGGAGACCAAG GATGAGCTGGACTCAGTGGACACCTCAGTGGTGATCAGTTCATGCTCCTTGTCTGAAGCACGCCACCTGCTGGATCACTTCCTAAAGGCTTCCATAGACAAG AGTTTGCAGGTGGCTCAGAAGGAGGCTCAAATCAGACTGCTCGAAGGCCAGCTGAGACAGACAGATGTGATTGGCTCGTCCCACAATCACATGATCCTCGATGCCCTAAGAGAAAAGGCTGAGTGCATCCCCGAGCTCCAGGCTCTCATCCACAACGTACAGCAGG AGAATGGTTATGCAAGCACAGATGAGGAGCCCTCTGAATTCAGCCAAGCCTCCGACAGCAG CGTGTCTCAGATGAAAGAATCGAACAGCCAAGATGActtcaaaacaaaattacagCAG ATGGAGCCCCGTCTCTCAGCTCAGATGAAGGCGGTGTCAGCAGAGTACCTCGGTCCAATCCTGGACCCCTCATCCGGCAGCAAACCGCAGCACATCACCAAGTCTCTGGCTTCACTGACGGACATCCAGGAGGACGGCCTGAGTCTTGCTCCAGGGAGCCTTGGGCTCAGCCTGGCATTAAGAGACACGTATCACAGGGACCGGGTATCCCGCACCATCAGCTTGCCTGTGAGGGGTCACACCTT tcccAGGCAGTCTCGGGGCTATGACACTTCCCCCCTAACCAGAAGGAAATCTTACGACCGTGCGTACAG GCCGACTGATGGCTAcactcccccctcctcccctcctctgaGGACCAGGAACGACCGCAACGTCTTCTCGAGGCTCACCAGCAACCAAACCCAAGGTTCTGCTCTGGACAA GTCGGATGACAGCGACTCCTCGCTCTCAGAGGTGCTCAG GGGTGTGATCAGTCCCATCGGAGGTGTGAAGGGGGGTCGAACTGCACCCCTGCAATGTGTTTCTGTAGCCGAGGGCCACTCAAAGCCAGTGCTGTGTGTGGACGCTACAGATGAGCTGCTCTTCACTGGATCTAAAG ATCGCACCTGCAAGATGTGGAACCTGGTAACAGGTCAGGAGATCGTCACCCTCAAAGGCCACCCAAACAATGTGGTGTCTGTCAAATACTGCCCCTCCTCCTGTCTGGTGTTCTCTGTGTCCACCTCCTACATCAAGGTGTGGGACATCCGCGACGCGGCCAAGTGCGTCCGGACGCTCAC CTCCTCAGGGCAGGTGGTTTCAGGTGATGCGTGCGCCGGCACCACCACCCGCACAATTACCTTTGCTCAGGGCGAGTGTCAGATCAACCAGATAGCTCTCAACCCGTCAGGATCAGTGCTCTATGCTGCTGCTGGAAACACTGTTCGCATCTGGGACCTCAACAG GATGCAAGCGATGGGGAAGCTGACAGGTCACATCGGCTCTGTCATGTGTCTCACTGTGGGGCAGTCTCTGCTGGGCAAAGATCAAGTAATCACTGGCTCCAAAGATCATTATGTCAAG GTGTTTGACGTGGCAGAGGGAACTCTGGGAAACGTAGGTCCAGCTCATAACTTTGAGCCTCCACATTATGACGGCATCGAGTGTTTGGCTGTGCAGGGAGACGTGCTGTTCAGTGGATCGAGAGACAACGGCATCAAGAAATGGGAACTGGAGCAACAGGAGCTCACACAG CAAATCCCAAACGCCCACAAGGACTGGGTGTGTGCTCTTGCATATGTACCAGGAAGGCCCATGTTGCTGAGCGGCTGCCGCGGCGGCATGCTGAAAGTGTGGAACGTCGACAACTTCACTCCCATTGGAGAGATCAGAGGTCACGAGAGCCCCATTAATGCCATATGTACCAACTCAAGACAGATCTTTACTGCTTCCAg TGACTGCAGGGTGAAGCTGTGGAACTATGTGCCAGGCTTGACCCCGTGTCTTCCTCGACGGGTCCTGGCCATCAAGGGCCGAGCCACCAGCCTCCCATGA